A section of the Candidatus Omnitrophota bacterium genome encodes:
- the pilO gene encoding type 4a pilus biogenesis protein PilO, whose product MPLVKNKMNLKEIKIEDILKKTDNLFIIAIVLIGLIISVNIIKKNANAYKLLQQKIKTEENMSNLLTEINDSAKDYNYYQKKILFDKDSRQVVNAINEWASASGVEIISLTPQFVKGDERFYYVPVDLVAKADYYGLGLFLSRIEDYEGFIEIRNLKVSAEGGRIWQSMQSQKLNINLSLYAVALKELDVSEAFSRY is encoded by the coding sequence ATGCCGTTAGTCAAAAATAAGATGAATCTAAAAGAGATAAAAATTGAGGATATCCTAAAAAAAACCGATAATCTTTTTATTATCGCTATAGTTTTAATCGGCTTAATTATCTCAGTAAATATTATTAAGAAGAATGCGAATGCTTATAAGCTCTTGCAGCAGAAGATTAAAACAGAGGAGAATATGAGTAATCTACTGACAGAGATTAACGATAGCGCTAAAGATTATAATTATTATCAGAAAAAAATACTATTCGATAAAGACAGCCGTCAGGTGGTTAATGCTATTAATGAGTGGGCGAGTGCCTCTGGGGTAGAGATAATATCCTTAACGCCCCAGTTCGTAAAAGGTGATGAACGATTTTACTACGTTCCCGTTGATCTTGTAGCAAAGGCTGATTATTACGGATTAGGACTATTCTTAAGTAGAATTGAGGATTACGAAGGTTTCATTGAAATTAGAAATCTTAAGGTTTCTGCAGAGGGGGGGAGGATTTGGCAATCTATGCAATCGCAAAAGTTAAATATCAATCTTTCCTTGTATGCAGTCGCCCTGAAGGAATTAGATGTATCTGAAGCGTTTTCAAGATACTAG